The following coding sequences lie in one Hippopotamus amphibius kiboko isolate mHipAmp2 chromosome 7, mHipAmp2.hap2, whole genome shotgun sequence genomic window:
- the SLC1A4 gene encoding neutral amino acid transporter A isoform X2, whose protein sequence is MNILGLVLFALVLGVALKKLGSEGEELIRFFNSFNEATMVLVSWIMWYVPVGIMFLVGSKIVEMKDIIVLVTSLGKYIFTSILGHFIHGGIVLPLIYFVFTRRNPFRFLLGLLTPFATAFATCSSSATLPSMMKCIEENNGVDKRISRFILPIGATVNMDGAAIFQCVAAVFIAQLNNVQLKAGQIFTILVTATASSVGAAGVPAGGVLTIAIILEAIGLPTHDLSLILAVDWIVDRTTTVVNVEGDALGAGILHHLNQKAMKRGEQELSEVKVEAVPNCKSEEETSPLVTHPNPAGPAASTPESKESVL, encoded by the exons ATGAACATTTTAGGATTGGTCCTTTTTGCCCTGGTGTTAGGAGTGGCCTTGAAGAAACTCGGCTCTGAAGGAGAAGAGCTCATTCGTTTTTTCAATTCCTTCAATGAGGCGACGATGGTGCTGGTGTCATGGATTATGTG GTACGTACCTGTGGGCATCATGTTCCTGGTTGGAAGCAAGATTGTGGAAATGAAGGACATCATCGTGCTGGTGACCAGCCTGGGGAAATACATCTTCACATCTATACTGGGCCATTTTATTCACGGAGGAATTGTtctgccacttatttattttgtcttcacgAGAAGAAATCCATTCAGGTTCCTCCTGGGCCTCCTCACACCATTTGCAACAGCATTTGCCACGTGCTCCAG CTCAGCAACCCTGCCCTCTATGATGAAGTGCATTGAAGAAAACAATGGTGTAGACAAGAGGATCAGCCGGTTCATCCTCCCCATCGGGGCCACTGTGAACATGGACGGCGCAGCCATCTTCCAGTGTGTGGCCGCGGTGTTCATCGCCCAGCTCAACAATGTGCAGCTGAAAGCAGGgcagattttcaccattct AGTGACGGCCACAGCGTCCAGCGTTGGAGCAGCAGGCGTGCCAGCTGGAGGGGTCCTCACCATCGCCATTATCCTGGAGGCCATTGGGCTGCCCACTCATGACCTCTCTCTGATCCTGGCTGTGGACTGGATTGT GGACCGCACCACCACCGTAGTGAACGTGGAGGGCGATGCCCTGGGTGCCGGCATCCTCCACCACCTGAATCAGAAGGCGATGAAGAGAGGGGAGCAGGAGCTGAGCGAGGTCAAAGTGGAGGCCGTCCCCAACTGCAAGTCGGAGGAGGAGACGTCGCCGCTGGTGACACACCCAAACCCCGCTGGCCCTGCAGCCAGCACCCCCGAGTCCAAGGAGTCGGTTCTGTGA